A stretch of the Lactuca sativa cultivar Salinas chromosome 9, Lsat_Salinas_v11, whole genome shotgun sequence genome encodes the following:
- the LOC111879011 gene encoding embryogenesis-associated protein EMB8, whose protein sequence is MEIVSSFGDSPYELLLKALTLIPITHYVIGFVLVLWVLLYNFLEFHIFQDLFSGFRGQRVDLTFNSCSQLYHEVVSKCTLLHGRYMSTPWLSSPHLQTTFLRFFGRPPVFDYRREVFSLDDGGIVALDWLTRFDVMEKENIANGEAHQDSNMPIVVVIPGLTSDSDSVYIKHLTFYMAKRGWNVVVSNHRGLGGVPLTTDFFYNGGWTADLRKVVKHIRSKSMDVPLFVVGTSLGANMMVKYLGEDGDDILIDGAAAVCCPWDLLLCDRFIGRNAVQRFYDKALGAGLKRYAKKHQQFFTRLSDWDGIEKARRVREFDTSGTCRIGKFDTADIYYRESSCVGYVERIKVPLLCISALDDPVCTKEAVIWDECRANKNVILATTQHGGHLGYFDGMDAKGVWWVRAVDEFLTVLSSSTIIHKQNMMPDSLLVGPQKSLTDKDPYIHLVKKTENKIHHVDNKLLQTNKIFMERKIVSSDAAKGFEANSSSIDSFIFILKRFTDQF, encoded by the exons ATGGAAATTGTTAGCTCGTTTGGTGATTCACCATACGAGCTATTATTGAAAGCTTTAACTCTCATACCCATCACTCACTATGTAATCGGATTCGTGTTGGTTTTGTGGGTATTGTTGTACAATTTCCTTGAGTTTCATATTTTTCAGGATCTGTTTAGCGGGTTTAGAGGACAACGAGTGGATTTGACCTTCAATTCTTGTTCTCAACTCTACCATGAAGTCGTCTCCAAGTGCACACTTCTTCATGGAAG GTATATGTCTACTCCGTGGCTTTCAAGTCCTCATCTTCAAACGACTTTCTTGAGATTCTTTGGCAGGCCTCCTGTTTTCGACTACAGAAG GGAGGTATTTAGCTTGGATGATGGTGGAATAGTAGCTCTGGATTGGTTGACACGTTTTGATG TCATGGAAAAGGAAAATATAGCAAATGGTGAAGCTCATCAAGATTCTAACATGCCCATTGTGGTTGTGATCCCCGGACTCACAAGTGATTCTGATTCTGTT TACATTAAACATCTGACTTTCTACATGGCAAAGCGAGGCTGGAATGTAGTCGTGAGTAATCATCGAGGCCTCGGGGGAGTACCATTGACC ACTGATTTCTTTTATAATGGTGGATGGACGGCAGATTTACGCAAAGTAGTCAAACATATTCGCTCCAAATCCATGGATGTTCCTTTGTTCGTTGTTGGAACAAGTCTTGGAGCAAATATGATG GTAAAATATCTAGGTGAAGATGGTGATGACATTCTTATAGATGGGGCTGCAGCAGTTTGTTGTCCTTGGGATCTCCTG CTCTGTGACAGGTTTATCGGGCGAAATGCAGTGCAAAGGTTCTACGACAAAGCCTTGGGTGCTGGTTTAAAACGTTATGCAAAGAA GCATCAGCAGTTCTTCACTCGTCTTTCAGATTGGGATGGCATTGAAAAG GCGCGTCGTGTTCGTGAGTTTGACACAAGTGGTACTTGTCGTATTGGAAAGTTCGAT ACGGCTGATATATATTATAGGGAATCTAGTTGTGTGGGTTATGTCGAACGCATAAAGGTGCCCTTACTTTGCATCAGTGCATTAGATGATCCCGTTTGCACAAAAGAGGCCGTCATATGGGATGAATGCAG AGCGAACAAGAATGTTATTTTGGCTACTACACAACACGGAGGACATCTAGGATACTTTGATGGGATGGATGCTAAGGGCGTCTG GTGGGTAAGAGCTGTTGATGAATTTCTCACTGTTCTAAGCTCTAGCACCATAATCCACAAACAAAATATG ATGCCAGATTCTCTCCTTGTTGGTCCTCAAAAGTCTCTAACAGACAAAGATCCGTATATTCATTTGGTCAAGAAAACTGAGAATAAGATACATCATGTAGACAACAAATTACTGCAAACGAACAAGATCTTTATGGAGAGGAAAATAGTCTCATCAGATGCTGCAAAAGGGTTTGAGGCTAATTCCTCAAGTATTGACAGTTTCATATTCATTCTAAAAAGATTCACGGATCAGTTTTAA